The region TGACTGTTAGCCGTGGCCAAGACAATGATCCCTCCGAACTTGGTGAGCGTGATCCCCCAAGAGCATGTATGATCATGCCATTATCGTTAACACAATTATGTTTGAGCAACTTGCCTGGAATATCTGACTGTTAGCCGTGGCCAATACAATGATCCCTCCAAACTCGGCGAGCGTGATCCCCAAGAGCATGTATGATCATGCCATTATCGTTAACACATTTGGGTTTTAGCAACTTGCCTGGAATATCTGACTGTTAGCCGTGGCCAAGACAATGATCCCTCCAAACTTGGTGAGCGTGATCCCCGAGAGCACGGAGGAGCCCATGCGCGTGAGTGCGGCGGAGGCGCGCGCCACGCGGCACTCGCCCGCAGACACGCTGAAACTGTGCACCAGGTGCGAACAGAACTCCACCGCTATGCCCACCGCCATTACCTGCAGggaaattattgttattacagGCCGTCCGTAAAGTACGTCGCACATTTAGGGGGGAGGGAGGGGGGTGCAAGCGGCTTGGGACGTAGGAGCTAGGTGTGACCAACTGGGGCTAAAAATGGTTAAAATTGGTGTGATGTAATTTATGGATTGCCCCTTATGGTAGCCTGGAGTttggtgtcccactgctgggcaatgACCTccccccccatgtcctccattccTCACGATCCAAAGCAGTTGGGGATCAGTCATCGAAAAATACATTCAGGTTATTCTGGGCCTAACCTTTTTAGAAGGAAATaagttttaatacaagcttacTTTCGTTgaatttactttttgttaattatcATCCAAATTACATACAGGTATATAAAGTGTCGAATCGATGCTATTAGAAAAGTTCCATCCCGTAGAGAAGATTCTGGTCAGACCACCAGAATTCCGTGACCAGGTTGGCACCAAACTTGCACAAGTGCACCAAACAGGTCAATCGGATACCCGGaagaatacatacatacatgaagttaaataaaaaaacccgtgtggtgtcgggttagaatgacacctctccatttcttccgtggatgttgtAAGTGGCGACTGAGGATacaggttaaggtataccgtaggcgacaggctagcaacctgtgaCTATTGCACCGTTtatgtcaaacttaaaacctaaaattgctaaaagtgggtCGGAACCGGtaacatttcgtgtgctctgcctacctcatttgggaataataataaataaatatcacggaacaattcacaccaattgacctagtcccaaagtaaagcttgtgttataggaactaaacaacggataatagtagattattgtcgtggcctggaagtaggcaattgctctCTTAACTAaaacgaagccagcaattgctattccagccgagactaatataaagcttttctcaaaaatggcgaataattctgaaatagaataaactttttctcaaaatattttataaaatttaattttattccaatatttttcttatgctttcccgccttttttcattaaaaataaactgcaggtgtattttccaccgaaaagaccacaagctatttcagacccaatagaaaagtccggagttccaacaaaatatctgataccggccattagacttggctgtatacgacttgtgccaacatttccatggcctttttaacttaaaaaaaaaatatgtgactgattgcaggcgcgctaattcattattgtcgagctagcgcgcctgcaatctttttaactttttaatttttcgctgaccataaactatgcacttcaccttctgatatgtaaagaataatgtcaacttttacggtcatttttgagaaaatataattatatagatagatacatacttaaatacatattaaacacccaagacccgagaacaaacattcgtatttttcatacaaatatctgccccgacacgggaatggaacccgggacctcaagtttcgtagtcaggttctctaaccactaggccatctggtcgtcaatacaggcgtgatgtttgtgtgtgtgtgcgtgaagTTAAATAAGTGGTTCACTTCACTATTGAAATTAGAGATGAGTTATGGTCTTCATAAGAATTTTAACCGTAAAAAATGGAACCTAGTCTACGAGTAGCttgaatgaaaaattataaGTTCCATTTTGTAACATATAATTGCTTCTACTCACCAAATTGACTAGCGACACAGCGTTGAGGCTAATACCCCACCAGTACATGAGTCCTCCAATATTCACGACTAtcatggtgatggtgatgactaccacctgaaacaaaaacaaacaggtCAATGGCGAGGGTAAGGTGAAATGAAATGTCATAGTTAACTCTTGAATTAAGACCACTATAACGTCCTAACGcccaaagtcctttataaaggacttatcagtaatttgacattgaactctctcagaagtgacataaagtttcatgttcataaaacaaaaatttgacttgggcgttaggaggatatgatcacatttattgcaaaaaaaacttataactaCTGAAGTCAGAAATTTTAGATTCTTTTTATTGGATTTATTTTGTATACGCCCGGGTTGGTGTATATGGTACAGCACGCATCACGGAATGACGATGATCCGGAGTCAATTCGCGGACCCAATTATCCATTTCGATTTTTTAATGTAGGTTTTCTAGTTTCAGTATACTTTTtcttgtgctataagagctaccttcatatcaaatttcatgtttcttggacaaccggaagtaccctaaagCTTTCTGGTTACAGcaatttgcatggaaacacatttgaatgaatgtctgtttgattatgttgacttagaagtttgattttttcagagGTATCAGAAacaagtatttgatattaaattcAGCTTGATGCCTCCACGCGTTCTTGTGAAAAATATTGTGACAGACGGTCAGGCAGACAGGcaacaaagtgatcttataagggttccgggTTTTCCTTTATAAGTAAAGTCagggtcaaaaatatctttacactttagtaccttatCACCGTAAGCCTTCCGACAATTTTATATCAAACTTCAAACATGAAGCAACAGCAACAAGCCAACATATCTTTGGCCTCGAATGTAacaaaccctaaaaaaaataattaaaactactgttaaaaactaaaacatactcACCAGCGCAGAGAACAGATCGAATCCCATCAACACGAACGTCACAATGAATATAGACAGCACACTTATGCCCATAGACTTCAACGTATCCGGCCACATCGTCAAATACTGTTCGTAGAACACGTAGAACACCGAATACGGGAACACACTGACCGTCGTATTCTCGCCATTCTCTTTCAAATGCCTGTTCAACGTTTCTGTAAGATTAGCAGCTACGTTTCTAGCGGCTTTTAGAGCGGAGTAATAGTCTGAGCTCGTTTTGAGCACTGTGTGATACGATTGGTAATATGTGGCGCCGACTTTAGAGTAGTTCTGGTAGGTTTTATAGTTGACGGCCTGGCTGTAGGCGGCGTGGCCGGCCTTAGGGCAGCTCTGGTCGGGGTTGTCTCGCAGGAAGTAGGACACGTAGCGGCGGAAGTCGGATTGCCCCGGGCGGTCCTCGGGCGGCAGCAGCGACATGTTGCATTTGTAGCAGTGGTTGTCAACTGTGGATACAGTGGGGCACATTTAGATGAGAAATTCAACATTAtttgatacattttatgtgaATGTTCAATTTGTGACCAAGTAgggatgtttgtttgttaaactGTTACGCTTACAGCACTCAACTGATCGTTATGAAATTTAGTGTAGGCGACGTGGGTTACCGCCCACGGCCTCGCGGTGTAAGGGGGCCTCATGAATCGAAAGTTTCTCGttttttgttcatttaaaaATCTATCATCTAATGTGTGGCGTGCCATCATAGGGCCTCACAAAATTTATCTTGCTCACACCAAATTTAGGCCCTGCACCGTCACtgaggatagtttttatcaaggaaaattttagtttattaataatgactatgccaagtttcttgcggcacattctttttggcaatggtctttccgaaagcgctcgTAGACACGAAAAATACATTTGGGTCGATCaagtttttcttgtcactcgttgtcatagttacggtctcctgagtcacttTTAAAACTATGTTTATATCATTAAAATtcgccaaacatgcatttttgtggtagttttaagccccttccATAATTCGTCATCTAACAAGCATCTAAGTATAATGTGAtacaacatttcttctattaaactctactacttttgtcccctcgctgacgggacagaataacaacaagaaatagttgatccacccaTTTAATAAAGTTCTCTACgggatatttaaaaataatcattttttctCGACATCTTCCGCGTGATTTGTACTGTAACACCTACCATCATCGAGGTCGTGCGGGCAGAAGCTGTTGTTGCTCTTGAAGGAGTAGCAGCACCCCGTGCTAGCCGACCAGTCGAAGAAGTCGTCGAGCCACGAGCCCGCCGGCTGCGCGATGTAAGTCTCGTTCGGGGAACGGTACGCTGTAACATGGAAAAGGTTGTTTTATGAACGGATAGCTCATTTTGTTAGCAGTACGCTTGGTCATCTTCTGGTATGGCAGAACATGGGCAGAatatgggcagcagcgtctctTTGGCAACCTTGAGATGCTATACTGCGCTCGCTTGCCATGTGTGGCGAGTATTggctcccccccccctcctcatgaaaactggaggtctgtgagggaggccatgtccaacagtgattTTAGTACACCATTTCAAGTATTTCCAACTAATACGGCGTATGCAAGCGGTTAAGATTTACAGTTGGTTGGTTGGATTCTCCGGTGATCCAGTTGGTAAGACATCTATGACGCCTAAGAGcgggttcccacttgtcggatgtcgggcccggattttaatcAGATGTTCCAGTTGCAGAACATTTAAGTTATTCACACTTGTACGACATACATTTTGGTATAGAAACGACCGACATCCGACATAGAACGTATCCGACACAACAAGTGGGAGTGGGAGCTCTAAAGCTACAGAAGACTGGTCCGCATACCGTCCGGCgttccgaaaatatttttcttttattatggGTAAAGCTTTACCATAATTGACATCACTGACGTCAAGAAAAAAATAGGCAATCCAGTTGAAATACTGTTGTTacggcggttttttttttttttactaattcaatacatatattttgactttgacataccTGAATACAATTGCATGGCCACGCTGTCGTCATTACAGAACCTTGTGCCGCATATCAGGTTCTGCGACTTGACTTCCGAGTAGTTTAATCCGTCCGTGATGACGAAGTAGACCGGTGGGCCGATGTTGAGATACTTGTTCAGGTGCTGGAAGTATTTGGTCTGGAAGCTGTCGTGGGGCATAGAGAGCTCCTGGTCGAGACCTATGTCTATGTGTGGCGCGACCTGAAAAAAATGagattatgttaaaaaaaaaaccggccaagagcgtgtcggacacgcccaaaataaggttccgtagccattacgaaaaaaatcagtaatatttttctaagtatttcgtattttatacggaatcttccatggtttaggtatattttataccttaggcttctatttactcttacacacacacacacacacacaaacatcacgcctgtattcccaaatgggttgggcagagcacacgaaacgttaccgcttcgaagccacttttagcaattttaggtttggatttactcttaaactactaataattctcaagcaaacttagccgttatagttttccttgaaagtttgatatacttactaccatattgaattttttaaattttttccactcaccggtttagattttagaggggacgctcaattttaatgaaaatttccactttaaagttgaatatttcgcaaacgaatcactgaatcgaaaaatcgtcttagcaaacccctaatggttttaaaagacctatccaacgataccccacattatagggttggatgagaaaaaaaatcacccccactttacgtctatgggaggtaccctaaaaaaaattatttttcattataccattttgtcggcatagtttacatatatatccgtgcaaaattacagctttctagcattgatagtcccttagCAGTTATAATTAATTGCAGTAAAGTACTTACAGCTACTGAGGAGCAAAGCCAGGCGAAGAATATGATCATGACGGAGGCGCGAACCTCCCTCTTCATGAGGAACGGCACGTAGACATGTTTGAACAAGTTATACAGAAGGCCCTCGTAGGCATCCGGTGCATCCGCCTTACTGCCTGACACACAGCAGAACACGTCGAATCTGTCAACAAAAGAACACATCTTAGCCGAGGAATTCTGTACGCAGTAGTACTACGTCAAGATTATGTCACGATTTGCCTTGTTTGACCATGTAATTTCGGTCAACACCCCATCGAACTTCGCttgtaaaatgattaaaataaatactggaAATTAATTCTACACCATAATTTATACGAAAATGATACCAAACTTGCTCGTAGCCAGCTGGAATCAGAGCAACGCAACTCTTAGGTTAGTGTCTAATacgatatggaccttcgcaaaccaatacctgattcaataaacgcTTTGTCGTGtctgatattggtgctagtgactgtaccaATCCCTCAAGGCTGAGGCCATATTGTCCAATACGTTGATGTTCGCAATCGCATTTAcgatctctttctaccctcgtcttatgccgtgagacagaaagaagtgatgaaaataATGGTGATttcgagtgcgttagacaataaaacCTCGGGTCGGGCTCAGATGCACACAGATTTAGGGCCATCTTAGACCACAAGTGGTCTTGGAGCACAAAAGGACACAGACATCATAATTATAAGAGGTAAGTATGATTATGATTTGATTAAGACATGTGTAACTTTCTGtcatatttcatgtcatgtctTTATGTCATGTTATGTTTGacaaccggatggcctagtggttagagaacctgactacgaagcttgaggtcccggtttcgattcccggccggggcagatatttaagtatgtactcgtatttatctacataagtatgtttatccgtgtCGCCTAGTATCCAAAGTACAAGGTTTGTTTAATTTGAGACTGGGTCAATCGGTGTCAAGTgtcacatgatatttattatctaatacctttaaacgagcaattcttgtatatatataaacgtatatatttcggggatcacggaaacggctccaacgatttcgatgaaatttggtatgtaggggttttcggggatgagaaatcgatctagcttagtcttatctctggaaaaacgctcgGTACCGAGTTTTTCGCTcagatatttatattaaaatagaaaaaaagtgaacatattGGTCTTAGGCGGCTCCTATGCTGTGGGTCCCTTTATGGTACAGACCTGTTGGCGTCCTGTCGCTTGGTGTCCAGCGCCATCAGCGCCACGAAGCAGGTGACCTGCAGCAGGAAGTCGACCAGCAGCGCGGCCGCCGCGTACAGCGCGAACGCGCGCACCGCCGGCATGTCGCTCAGCGCTCCCAGGAAGAAGCAGACGGATTCCGATATCGACGTTAGGAACATCGACGGGCCCACCTGGCCCAGCCTGTGGACGAACAAATTAAACTGGGTTAAACTGCAAAGGGGCGTCAAACGTACGGTACGTACGTGTCGTTGTACGGCGACAGTTGAccactgacagctgtcaatacgaccttttttaaaattaaacagaccaaggcacaaaacctattaatctaacgaaacgtgtggtttgccgaaataaagtttcaattattaaaaataaaaacggcaAGTCTACTatggttaaaaaatataatatggaccatcccagaaaacttaaggttcctattatatatttttcctatatataattacatatatattttttggaactCTAACCTATTTTATGCGACATAATTCCAGGCCCTTAAGGTCCCATTGGCTTCTTGATCTATATCACTCACGTGCGTCCGATATGCTGCGCGCGCGTCTCGTCCGGCCGGCGCGGCTCGCGCTGCGCCGTCTGCACCAGTATGAAGATGTTGTCGACGCCCACAGCGAGCACCAGGAACGGGATCACTTCCACTATGATGAGGGTCGCCGCCACGCCGATGTAGCCGAACAGACCGATCGAGCACACTACCGACGCCAGGACTATTAGAACACCTGTCgacgaagaaaaaaattgttttaacccCTTTTCCAGGGCCCGCAAATTTAGATGTGCGAACACAAgtaaatcatagttttatgttgtttacctaggagggattaattttaaaatgaataatatttttaatgaattcaAAAATGTAcatatgattttgtaccatattgtatacTTGATAAGGTCGAGTATTTAGTGTACCTACATTTATGTGGCTACTATATTCTatggcctggaaaagggttagtCTGACTGACGGGCCATCTGTTAATACAACGAGAACCGCTGTCAGATTCTTGTCGCATATATTAGAGAAATGAGCCACAACGAAGGAAAGTTTTTTACTTCAAAACGATACAGCGTGCTTGTagtatgattttaatttatttcaatttcatgcTAAATGGAACAggaaactaataaaataataaataataataaaatatacctaaactgaCTAAAAACTGtatataatacgaaatccttagaaaaatattacttatttttttcgtaatgattttgggcgtgtccgacacgctcttggccggtttctttAAATCAAACCTCACCTCCAAGCCCCAGCGTGACTTTGCTGTCGATGAGAAGCCTCGAGCACGTCGTGAAACGCCCGAGCGAGATGGCGATATAAGCGAACATGATGAAGTAGGACACAAGAATCGTCGACACGTCGGACTGGGATTCCCGCAGTAGTTCGTCTTCTATGGAGCGCTCCGAGGTGTAAGCGATATCCATGTACTTTGGCATTTCATTTTCGGTGTAGTTCTTCATGAAGGCTATGAACTCTTTCTCCCATTCGAGCGCCGGTCCCAACTAAAAAAGATCcacagaattataaaaatctaattttcctccatattattattacaatgtaTCGATTTATTAGTCGCTtaatatttattcttatttCTTTACTAATGTCTGTTTCTATAAGATAATATTCTTAATTCTCGTATTAATGTACAACTCCGTGTCATAAAACAAACTCGAATCAGTTATCTACGTgccaatttaaagttttaaccATGTCTCGACAGCCATAAGGTATTTCGGATctgccaaggtgatcaaaaacaCCGAAACCTGAACTCTaacaccttaataatagagtgcatgtgtcGCTCCGCATTATCTGATGGCAGCTGCAGTGTCAGGTCCACTAACCTTGTCCTTATCGTGCTTATTGTTGACGAGGATGGTCAGTATGAGCGCGGAAGCGTTGAAGTACTGGTCGGGCGCGGGGAAGCCGCCCAGCGCGACCGCCGGCAGCACGGGCCCGCCGTATTTCGCGCGGCACAGTTCGTCGTAAGGGTTCCTGGAACATAATATACATTTAGCACAGACTGGCTAGAACCAAAAAGTTTCTTGGGTGGTTAATTTTAGAATAAATAAGaaacccgccccggcttcgcgagGCTGCAACTTTGCAAAAACAAAAGgcgacaatagttatttgtgtcacaagggagcaaaatggtgtatttacggcgagggcgtacattgaatccagaatgtagcgaaggattctacaatggattctaaagtagaatcctgagcgtaatgaaagattcaagtgttaacgcccaagatgaaaataattttcctccCGGGTTTCTCAtataacttttcacaccgagcattaagaaacttgaaaaaaaaaaaaccttgaatttaaagccccataTTCAGAAACAGCCTGTACATAAATGTAGTAAAGATCAGCCAATCAAGCTCAATCAAGGCTGTGACGTCAAACAGATGTCTCGTCGATGGCGCAATCTATCTATATTTgcttgtacagtcgccatcagatatttcggagcggccaaggtggtcaaaaatatcggaacatgcactctattattaaggtttaTGTATCGATGTTTTTGAtgaccttggccgctccgaaataacTCATGGCGACTGTATCAGGCCTATGCCTCTGTTACAGATGAATTTtagcgtgttgcctgtgcacatgGTCTTTTGTAACTGATTAGACCGATGCAAGAGCAACATGTTCGTCCTCAGACCTGACAAGAGAAGTATGCGGAGATTGATGCAGAACCACGTTGGCGTCGTACGTCTCTTGCCAGCAAGTGTCTCAAGCCAGGATTCTtcgcaatacttgcgacccTCCAATACACATTTGCGCCAATCACACCTTGTTCAACCCTCCattattagtacattgtgtcttaagggcggtaaataaggaattacgaacgagagtctattagaagcccaagtcgaagactgagggctttaatgagtcgatgttcgtaattctagtaccgcccgtgcgacatacaatgtttttcatcacatttgcgagtacattttttatttgtaaaagaaaaaatataataaactccaattcaatagaatctgacaatcctgtagacacttccagcctactaatttAAACACCGgactgcctaaggctttgtgatgtgactgttattcttttttgattccttttagatgataattgcaacaaaagggacatatataatcaagtgtgcccacgatagggtgtcttaaatgtgtagaaaattgacagattctattgaattgtactttagttccaaatattggcgataccttgggctgcgctcttggcagcgccgccctccccctcccgcagcatgtgcctgagccgcgtgtgcatgtggtcctgcagcagcaccatcagtacgggcatttactcattgaccgaccttgggcttcatgacaagcacattaaggtcgagggttttatttggggggttgcaaccaaggtagcctgcatgttacgacactgtttacgagcaagtgtgatgaaaaatggcTTTACTAACTTGGCGCACGTGATGATCTGATCGAGGTACGCGTTGCCCTCCAGTTCGTCGGTGACCAGTTCCTCGTCATCCTGGTACCAGCCCCAGACGCTCTGTATGGCGCACTGGTTGCCGTCGCCCGCGCGGAATGTTGACGACAGCGGCGCGAAACACACGTCCTGGAGGAGTGTCGAGTTGTCCGCTGAACGGATGCCTGAAAGGAGagacagtttattttttatttttttattcgactggatggcaaacgagcaagtgggcacaacacacacacaacacacagtGTGTGGGGACAGTGTTACAATCCTACtaattctaaggggctgtttcaccatccattgattagtgttaactggcggttaggtgtgatgccgcctctatttgttttgttcgaatagacggagacggcatcacatttaaccgtcggttaacgctaatcaatggatggtgaaacagcccctaaatgcgaaagtttgtgttcGGCTCGACGGATTcgaatgaaatttggtttgcagATAGCTGGAGCTATTATTACAAACACATAAgctaatttttattccgatTAATGCATAAAATCGCTTAATTTAAACTGCCAGGTTAAGGGACAGGAACGGGTGTGATTTTGcaatgttaataaaatcaagATTTTTAGGAATTCCCACGGAACTTTTTGAGAGATTCCAGAATGTTACTATAAAATCTGACTTTTTCTATTCAAAGGGCAGGTCTAATGATCAATTTGAGTGAATCCGCGATTAAAAGCTAgtttagtacagtcgagttcataaacttgtgagcaaaaatttgatcaaatataTCTGAGCACGTTTCTACGCCGTTAAAAATAGAGACTGTACAAAGCCCAAAAGTGACACTAATGTCAAACCTGTCAAAAAACTAATGTCAACCTGTCTGAAATTTATTTTAGAGACAAGAAACAACGGTAAAATgggtggtaaaataaaaatacagttaacGACATTATATACAGAATACTAGCTGTAAAGACTAAAAACGTCGTCGTGTGGACTCGCAGCAGCTGCCAATATTGCTTatctttttttcaaatttaacaattttaatttaaactcacTCATAATCCTCTGCTGAAGCGCCAGTACGTCCAACAAGAAGGTCGCATTGAACACCGGCCCGAAGGTGGTCGTAACGTTAAACTCGTCTGTCCGTTGCACGTTGGACAGCCCTTTAGCGCTGATGATCAGCATCTCAGTTCGGTAGAACGGCTCAAAGTGAGAGTCGAAGTACTCGCGCTCCTGGCGGGAACGGGACGTCGGCGATGCCCACAGCTCCACAGGGTTTGTGGTCACCTGCATGAACTTGATGCCGTGTCCGAGAGCCACAATCACGCAGAGGCCTGGGGACAaagtgcactttaaagtttcaAAGTTTAcaactgcaagaaaaatcgttgCGGCGCTGGATTGGCCActcactacaaactcgttggatTTAAGACCTCGCCAAGTAATGCAACTGCACGCTTTTTGTTTGTGAATGTcacaaaaatctaccaccggttaggaaaaacctctattgagaagaacccggcacgaaactcaacgaggcatatGAGGTTAAAACAGATCTGCAAtgttatttaacacaactacatttttaagacagtagattaaggggctgtttcaccatctattgattagtgttaactgacggttaaatgtgatgctgtctctatttgttttgtt is a window of Choristoneura fumiferana chromosome 23, NRCan_CFum_1, whole genome shotgun sequence DNA encoding:
- the LOC141441091 gene encoding NPC intracellular cholesterol transporter 1-like isoform X3 yields the protein MTCGPHQSDYVFPKTIEPFNGTFMVTEVDYHLDSEYKEATFNSCSQVLMPSTNQPALNVMCGRSTGCTPERWFNFMGDKSVAPFQINYVDTKPGEPFKPYNPSTLPCNQGIGGSPGCSCLDCSASCPAPRPSPPPPRPFSIHGADGYAVVMAIVFVIFTTLFLSGVYCCHQQENIVGVASDNEQEMATNPRSIDQPDGLQEATFFEKLGADTETKLEDFFQWWGVHMASRPWVVLFIGLCVIVALGHGIKFMQVTTNPVELWASPTSRSRQEREYFDSHFEPFYRTEMLIISAKGLSNVQRTDEFNVTTTFGPVFNATFLLDVLALQQRIMSIRSADNSTLLQDVCFAPLSSTFRAGDGNQCAIQSVWGWYQDDEELVTDELEGNAYLDQIITCAKNPYDELCRAKYGGPVLPAVALGGFPAPDQYFNASALILTILVNNKHDKDKLGPALEWEKEFIAFMKNYTENEMPKYMDIAYTSERSIEDELLRESQSDVSTILVSYFIMFAYIAISLGRFTTCSRLLIDSKVTLGLGGVLIVLASVVCSIGLFGYIGVAATLIIVEVIPFLVLAVGVDNIFILVQTAQREPRRPDETRAQHIGRTLGQVGPSMFLTSISESVCFFLGALSDMPAVRAFALYAAAALLVDFLLQVTCFVALMALDTKRQDANRFDVFCCVSGSKADAPDAYEGLLYNLFKHVYVPFLMKREVRASVMIIFFAWLCSSVAVAPHIDIGLDQELSMPHDSFQTKYFQHLNKYLNIGPPVYFVITDGLNYSEVKSQNLICGTRFCNDDSVAMQLYSAYRSPNETYIAQPAGSWLDDFFDWSASTGCCYSFKSNNSFCPHDLDDVDNHCYKCNMSLLPPEDRPGQSDFRRYVSYFLRDNPDQSCPKAGHAAYSQAVNYKTYQNYSKVGATYYQSYHTVLKTSSDYYSALKAARNVAANLTETLNRHLKENGENTTVSVFPYSVFYVFYEQYLTMWPDTLKSMGISVLSIFIVTFVLMGFDLFSALVVVITITMIVVNIGGLMYWWGISLNAVSLVNLVMAVGIAVEFCSHLVHSFSVSAGECRVARASAALTRMGSSVLSGITLTKFGGIIVLATANSQIFQASC
- the LOC141441091 gene encoding NPC intracellular cholesterol transporter 1-like isoform X1, which codes for MTCGPHQSDYVFPKTIEPFNGTFMVTEVDYHLDSEYKEATFNSCSQVLMPSTNQPALNVMCGRSTGCTPERWFNFMGDKSVAPFQINYVDTKPGEPFKPYNPSTLPCNQGIGGSPGCSCLDCSASCPAPRPSPPPPRPFSIHGADGYAVVMAIVFVIFTTLFLSGVYCCHQQENIVDGWRGERRGGPETSPLHSHRSSVASDNEQEMATNPRSIDQPDGLQEATFFEKLGADTETKLEDFFQWWGVHMASRPWVVLFIGLCVIVALGHGIKFMQVTTNPVELWASPTSRSRQEREYFDSHFEPFYRTEMLIISAKGLSNVQRTDEFNVTTTFGPVFNATFLLDVLALQQRIMSIRSADNSTLLQDVCFAPLSSTFRAGDGNQCAIQSVWGWYQDDEELVTDELEGNAYLDQIITCAKNPYDELCRAKYGGPVLPAVALGGFPAPDQYFNASALILTILVNNKHDKDKLGPALEWEKEFIAFMKNYTENEMPKYMDIAYTSERSIEDELLRESQSDVSTILVSYFIMFAYIAISLGRFTTCSRLLIDSKVTLGLGGVLIVLASVVCSIGLFGYIGVAATLIIVEVIPFLVLAVGVDNIFILVQTAQREPRRPDETRAQHIGRTLGQVGPSMFLTSISESVCFFLGALSDMPAVRAFALYAAAALLVDFLLQVTCFVALMALDTKRQDANRFDVFCCVSGSKADAPDAYEGLLYNLFKHVYVPFLMKREVRASVMIIFFAWLCSSVAVAPHIDIGLDQELSMPHDSFQTKYFQHLNKYLNIGPPVYFVITDGLNYSEVKSQNLICGTRFCNDDSVAMQLYSAYRSPNETYIAQPAGSWLDDFFDWSASTGCCYSFKSNNSFCPHDLDDVDNHCYKCNMSLLPPEDRPGQSDFRRYVSYFLRDNPDQSCPKAGHAAYSQAVNYKTYQNYSKVGATYYQSYHTVLKTSSDYYSALKAARNVAANLTETLNRHLKENGENTTVSVFPYSVFYVFYEQYLTMWPDTLKSMGISVLSIFIVTFVLMGFDLFSALVVVITITMIVVNIGGLMYWWGISLNAVSLVNLVMAVGIAVEFCSHLVHSFSVSAGECRVARASAALTRMGSSVLSGITLTKFGGIIVLATANSQIFQASC